The Deltaproteobacteria bacterium genomic sequence AAATCAACCGTAAAGAGATTAAATCTGTAAAAGAATTCAGCAATATGTATAAAAAAGCTAAAAATCGCATCTTACTTTTAGTGCATAGACGCGGTTCAACCATGTATTTAGTATTGTCGAAAAACGGTTAAAACTAGGGGGATGCCCCTAACCTATGACTTTTTATAAAATAAATATGGTTCGACACGTTCTGCATGCGTGGCGAACCATTTGACGCTGATGTCACTGCTGTGCTAAGAGCAAAAGAATGGCACGTGTTACTGTAGAAGACTGTCTTGAAAATGTCGATAATCGCTTTGCTTTAGTACATCTGGGGGCCCAACGGGCACGTCAGTTGTTAAAAGGCGCTAAACCGACGGTTGAACATTCAAAAAATAAAGCTGCTGTTCTGTCGTTGCGCGAAATCGCTGCTGGTAATGTATATTTCGATGGCGATATTCGTGACGCATTGCGAGATAAACTAGTTTAATTTCTTAATAGTTATTTTTAGATCACCACGTTTTCAAGTCCCGTCCACCTAAGCCATCTTACTAGTTGAAATCATTGAACTTTTTTCTGAATGTAGCAAGACTGTATCAAAACATGGGTGTACAGGTGTGTTTTGGCGATTGCGCTGTGCGATTTCATTAGGTTTTTTTCGTTCGATTTTGTCTCAAGTGGTGTGGTTCTGCGATTCTTTTCATTCATGGTTAGGCGCGAGTCCTCGGCCCTCGCCCTCGCTCCAACACTGCCTTCGAATAAAGCTGGCAATTCTTCTTCTTTATTACAAACCGATTCCAGCTTCACAGGTGCCACACACCCTTAACTATTTATAATTACAATACAATTATTGAGATATTCAAAAAATAGCCGCAATAATTTGATATCTGGCACCCTTGCTGCTGCGCTCTCACCTCTCAAGCTTTGCACTCACCAACCGATTAATACTGACGCCGGCTTCGGCAGCTTGCAGAGTCAAATGGCGATGAGTTTCAGGCGGTAAACGAACTAACAGCCTACCGGAAAAGCGACGCGATGCAATTGGC encodes the following:
- a CDS encoding DNA-directed RNA polymerase subunit omega; this translates as MARVTVEDCLENVDNRFALVHLGAQRARQLLKGAKPTVEHSKNKAAVLSLREIAAGNVYFDGDIRDALRDKLV